In the genome of Spirochaetia bacterium, one region contains:
- the dnaK gene encoding molecular chaperone DnaK, which produces MGRIIGIDLGTTNSCVAVMEGNEPKVIANSEGQRTTPSVVGYTAKGDRLVGQPAKNQMVTNPENTVFSIKRFMGRKYREVPDELAMIPYKVIAGSGDEIKVDIRGTQYSPQEISAAILQKMKKTAEDYLGEPVTEAVITVPAYFNDAQRQATKDAGRIAGLEVKRIVNEPTAAALAYGFGKDTSKEEKIAVYDLGGGTFDISILELGDGVFEVKSTNGDTHLGGDNFDQVVIQWMVDTFKKENGIDLSTDKMALQRLKEAAEKAKIELSNSTNADINLPFITADATGPKHLQMSLTRARFEQMIASLVERTKIPCQKAIKDAGLTANDIDEVILVGGSSRIPCVQETVKELFGKEPHKGVNPDEVVAMGASIQGGILGGDVKDVLLLDVTPLSLGIETLGGVCTHLIDRNTTIPTRKSQIFSTAADGQTAVSIHVLQGEREMASQNRTLGKFDLVGIPAAPRGVPQIEVTFDIDANGIVHVSAKDLGTGKEQKIRIETSSGLSDSEIDKMVKDAEAHAEEDKKERAKIDARNEADGLVYSTEKSLKEYGDKVSADERAKIQSALDDLKKTIANSSASAEELKSKSEALQQAAYKLAEEMYKNTSAGQQGGGAAGGAGPQPGPQQGGGSGSQESGKGNSKTSGSSSHSGSDGVEDADFEVVD; this is translated from the coding sequence ATGGGAAGGATAATTGGAATTGATTTAGGCACGACGAACAGTTGTGTTGCCGTGATGGAAGGAAATGAGCCGAAGGTGATTGCCAACTCCGAAGGGCAGAGAACTACTCCTTCCGTTGTCGGATATACAGCAAAGGGCGATCGTTTGGTAGGGCAACCCGCCAAGAACCAAATGGTAACAAACCCGGAAAACACAGTGTTTTCCATCAAGCGTTTCATGGGAAGAAAATACCGTGAAGTACCTGATGAACTTGCTATGATTCCCTACAAGGTCATTGCTGGTTCAGGCGATGAGATCAAGGTTGATATTCGCGGCACACAATATTCTCCCCAGGAAATTTCTGCAGCCATTCTTCAGAAAATGAAGAAGACGGCTGAGGATTACCTTGGAGAACCGGTTACGGAAGCCGTCATCACTGTTCCTGCATACTTCAATGATGCCCAGAGACAGGCAACCAAGGATGCAGGTAGGATTGCTGGCTTGGAAGTCAAGAGGATCGTCAATGAACCGACGGCAGCTGCTTTGGCATATGGCTTCGGCAAGGATACTTCAAAGGAAGAAAAGATTGCTGTCTATGACTTGGGCGGCGGCACGTTTGATATTTCAATCCTTGAACTTGGAGACGGTGTCTTTGAAGTCAAGTCGACCAATGGTGATACCCACCTTGGCGGCGATAATTTTGACCAGGTTGTCATCCAGTGGATGGTTGATACCTTCAAGAAGGAAAACGGCATTGATCTCAGTACGGACAAAATGGCATTGCAGAGACTGAAGGAAGCCGCTGAGAAGGCAAAGATTGAATTGTCCAATTCGACCAATGCAGATATCAACCTGCCGTTCATTACCGCAGATGCAACAGGACCGAAGCACTTGCAGATGTCTTTGACCCGTGCCCGTTTTGAACAGATGATTGCCTCATTGGTAGAACGGACGAAGATTCCCTGCCAGAAAGCAATCAAAGATGCAGGACTTACTGCGAATGACATTGATGAAGTCATTCTTGTCGGTGGTTCCTCCCGTATTCCCTGTGTACAGGAAACCGTGAAGGAATTGTTTGGCAAGGAACCGCACAAAGGTGTCAATCCTGACGAAGTTGTTGCAATGGGCGCATCCATTCAGGGCGGTATCCTCGGTGGTGATGTCAAAGATGTGCTTCTGCTGGATGTCACTCCGCTTTCCCTGGGCATTGAAACCTTGGGTGGCGTATGCACGCATCTGATTGATAGGAACACGACTATTCCTACCCGTAAGTCACAGATATTCTCTACAGCTGCAGATGGACAGACTGCCGTGAGTATCCATGTGCTTCAGGGTGAAAGGGAAATGGCATCCCAGAACAGGACACTTGGTAAGTTTGACTTGGTCGGTATTCCTGCAGCTCCCCGTGGGGTTCCTCAGATTGAAGTTACATTCGATATTGATGCAAACGGTATCGTGCATGTTTCTGCAAAGGACTTGGGGACTGGAAAGGAACAGAAGATCAGGATTGAGACTTCTTCAGGACTTTCTGATTCAGAAATTGACAAGATGGTCAAGGATGCAGAGGCCCATGCCGAGGAAGACAAGAAGGAACGTGCCAAGATTGATGCGCGCAATGAAGCAGACGGATTGGTCTATTCTACTGAAAAATCGCTCAAGGAGTATGGCGACAAGGTGTCGGCAGATGAACGTGCAAAGATTCAGAGCGCTTTGGATGACTTGAAGAAAACCATTGCAAATTCGTCTGCAAGTGCCGAAGAACTCAAGTCCAAGAGTGAGGCTCTCCAGCAAGCAGCCTATAAACTTGCCGAAGAAATGTACAAGAACACTTCTGCAGGACAGCAGGGCGGTGGTGCCGCAGGCGGTGCCGGCCCTCAGCCAGGACCTCAGCAGGGTGGTGGATCTGGATCCCAAGAATCAGGAAAGGGTAATAGCAAGACCTCTGGATCTTCTTCCCATTCAGGTTCTGACGGTGTAGAAGATGCAGATTTCGAAGTTGTTGACTAA
- the dnaJ gene encoding molecular chaperone DnaJ: MAKRDYYEVLGVSKQATPEEIKKAYRKLAIANHPDRNPGDKAAEERFKEATEAYEVLSDEKKKATYDQFGFAGIDGMAGGHDYSNVYNDFSDIFGGGGGFSDIFEQFFGGGGTSSRRNSGPDAGSSLRYDISVELKDAVFGTKIEISYARQVSCTTCGGSGSASGGTKTCPYCNGTGQIRRNSGFFAVSTPCPHCGGTGRVVDHPCPACHGTGLMRKQQKINVKIPAGVDDGSRIVARGMGDAGAHGGPYGDLYVFVNVKPHKYFVRHGNDLYVQIPISFTQAALGAEINVDTIDGGKVKVAIPSGTQNGKMLRIRGKGVTALNSNGARGDMYIKIQVDVPKRLGLRAKGVMKELAGLLNETDSPSPVTFEN, from the coding sequence GTGGCAAAACGTGATTATTACGAAGTACTCGGTGTATCAAAGCAGGCAACGCCGGAAGAAATCAAGAAAGCCTATCGGAAACTGGCTATAGCCAATCATCCGGACAGAAACCCTGGAGACAAGGCTGCTGAGGAACGATTCAAGGAAGCCACTGAAGCCTATGAGGTCCTGAGTGATGAGAAGAAAAAAGCTACCTATGACCAATTCGGTTTTGCCGGTATTGACGGTATGGCAGGTGGCCATGATTATTCAAATGTCTATAATGATTTCAGTGATATTTTTGGTGGTGGCGGCGGTTTCAGCGATATCTTTGAGCAATTCTTCGGAGGTGGAGGAACGAGTTCCCGCAGGAACAGCGGACCTGACGCCGGTTCATCTCTTCGCTATGACATATCCGTTGAACTGAAAGATGCTGTTTTTGGTACGAAAATTGAAATTTCCTATGCACGTCAGGTCTCCTGTACGACCTGTGGCGGCAGTGGAAGTGCTTCCGGCGGTACCAAGACCTGTCCATACTGCAATGGAACAGGCCAGATAAGACGGAACAGCGGTTTCTTTGCCGTATCGACGCCTTGCCCACATTGTGGCGGAACCGGACGCGTGGTTGACCATCCTTGTCCTGCCTGCCATGGCACGGGACTGATGCGCAAGCAGCAGAAGATCAATGTGAAGATTCCTGCTGGTGTGGATGATGGCTCCCGTATCGTTGCACGTGGCATGGGCGATGCAGGAGCCCATGGCGGACCATATGGTGACTTGTATGTCTTTGTCAACGTGAAGCCACACAAGTATTTTGTCCGTCATGGCAATGATCTGTACGTCCAGATTCCTATTTCCTTTACTCAGGCTGCATTGGGTGCAGAGATAAACGTAGATACTATCGATGGCGGGAAGGTGAAGGTCGCAATTCCTTCCGGTACTCAGAACGGTAAGATGCTGAGGATCAGGGGAAAGGGAGTCACGGCACTCAACTCAAACGGGGCCCGTGGTGATATGTATATCAAGATTCAGGTTGATGTTCCCAAACGGTTGGGACTGCGTGCAAAGGGCGTCATGAAAGAGTTGGCGGGTCTTCTGAACGAGACAGATTCTCCGTCTCCGGTGACCTTCGAAAACTGA
- the rlmB gene encoding 23S rRNA (guanosine(2251)-2'-O)-methyltransferase RlmB — MGEKIYGRHAIEEGIKAAPAGSTLYLARGIKKYEDIERNARFTGKVAVKKISLKEMDQMLPGADHRGAVLELGGTRKGGGRFSSASVTDFCNNLKEGEGALVVVLDEITDPHNLGAILRSCDQFSVSLVIVPQRRSVQVNETVVKVSSGAAQYVPLATVTNLTKEIMTLKDNGFWIYGADMNGTQADKTSFSKRTVLVMGSEGSGLNQLVRKNCDQIVSIPMSGHIDSLNVSVAAGILLYEIRRQNPKISG; from the coding sequence ATGGGTGAAAAGATTTATGGACGTCATGCTATCGAAGAAGGTATCAAAGCTGCACCAGCCGGTTCGACTTTGTACCTTGCCAGAGGCATTAAGAAATATGAGGATATAGAAAGAAACGCCAGGTTTACCGGTAAGGTAGCTGTCAAGAAGATTTCCTTGAAGGAAATGGATCAGATGCTTCCAGGAGCTGACCATAGAGGTGCAGTTCTCGAGCTGGGTGGGACTAGAAAAGGTGGCGGTAGGTTCAGTTCAGCCTCAGTCACAGATTTCTGTAATAATCTCAAGGAAGGTGAGGGAGCTTTGGTCGTCGTACTGGATGAGATTACCGATCCCCATAACCTCGGAGCCATACTTAGGAGCTGTGACCAGTTTTCCGTCAGCCTTGTCATAGTTCCGCAGCGTCGCAGCGTACAGGTGAATGAGACGGTTGTGAAGGTTTCAAGCGGAGCTGCCCAATATGTCCCGCTTGCCACAGTGACCAATCTGACCAAGGAGATCATGACCTTGAAGGACAATGGCTTTTGGATCTATGGTGCTGATATGAACGGTACACAGGCTGATAAGACATCCTTTTCAAAACGGACTGTCTTGGTAATGGGTAGCGAAGGATCTGGATTGAACCAGCTTGTGCGCAAGAACTGTGACCAGATAGTTTCTATTCCGATGAGCGGACATATCGATTCCCTCAATGTCAGTGTTGCGGCAGGGATCCTGTTATATGAAATCCGTCGGCAGAATCCAAAGATTTCCGGATAG